The proteins below are encoded in one region of Effusibacillus dendaii:
- a CDS encoding 4-hydroxy-3-methylbut-2-enyl diphosphate reductase: MEILKITPRGYCYGVVDAMVLAQQAVKDLNLPRPIYILGMIVHNRHVVEAFEKQGIITLDGKNRLDLLEGIETGTVVFTAHGVSPEVRRRAVEKGLTIVDATCPDVTKTHDLIREKTANGYEVLYIGKQGHPEPEGAIGVAPDHVHLVERIEDLSAIPIKGRKILVTNQTTMSQWDVKELMNKILEIYPQAEIHNEICLATQIRQEAVAEQATNTDLVIVVGDPRSNNSNRLAQVAQELAGVPAYRVADVTEIDPQWLIGKKVVGVTSGASTPTPITKEVTDWLEQFDPDNPATWQKKRTVNLDKLLPTHRAK, encoded by the coding sequence ATGGAAATCTTAAAAATTACGCCAAGAGGATATTGTTACGGGGTCGTTGATGCCATGGTGCTTGCCCAGCAGGCGGTCAAGGACCTTAATTTGCCGCGCCCCATTTATATACTCGGCATGATTGTACACAACCGCCATGTGGTGGAGGCATTCGAAAAACAAGGGATTATCACCTTAGACGGCAAAAACCGCCTGGATTTGTTAGAAGGGATCGAAACAGGCACGGTCGTGTTCACCGCACACGGAGTTTCACCGGAAGTGCGGCGGCGGGCAGTCGAAAAAGGACTTACCATCGTGGATGCGACTTGTCCGGATGTAACCAAAACACATGACCTCATCCGTGAAAAAACGGCGAACGGTTATGAGGTGCTGTATATCGGAAAGCAAGGTCATCCCGAGCCTGAGGGAGCGATTGGCGTTGCGCCGGATCATGTGCATCTGGTGGAACGAATTGAAGATCTTTCGGCCATCCCTATCAAAGGCCGCAAAATCCTGGTCACGAACCAAACGACGATGAGTCAGTGGGATGTCAAAGAGTTGATGAACAAGATTTTGGAGATCTATCCGCAGGCGGAAATTCACAATGAAATCTGCCTTGCTACACAGATTCGCCAGGAGGCGGTGGCAGAGCAGGCGACAAACACCGATTTGGTCATTGTAGTAGGCGATCCCCGCAGCAACAATTCAAACCGTCTGGCCCAAGTGGCGCAGGAACTGGCTGGAGTGCCTGCCTATCGGGTGGCGGATGTGACAGAAATCGATCCGCAGTGGCTGATCGGTAAAAAAGTGGTGGGGGTCACATCAGGTGCGTCCACGCCAACTCCCATTACGAAAGAAGTGACGGATTGGCTGGAACAGTTTGATCCGGATAACCCGGCTACTTGGCAAAAAAAACGTACGGTAAACCTGGACAAACTTCTGCCGACACATCGGGCAAAGTAA
- the trxA gene encoding thioredoxin produces MANVKSLTKDTFEETIRQGKVLVDFWATWCGPCRMQTPVVEKLAEEMPDVTFTKVNVDDEAELAQRFGIMSIPTLLIFENGQLQKTMVGYHGEGQLKEALS; encoded by the coding sequence ATGGCAAACGTTAAATCGTTAACGAAAGATACATTTGAGGAAACCATCCGGCAGGGAAAAGTACTGGTCGATTTTTGGGCCACGTGGTGCGGTCCTTGCCGTATGCAGACGCCGGTTGTCGAAAAGCTTGCAGAAGAGATGCCGGATGTTACGTTTACAAAAGTCAATGTGGATGATGAAGCGGAACTGGCTCAGCGGTTTGGAATTATGAGTATTCCCACACTGCTCATTTTTGAAAATGGCCAATTGCAAAAAACAATGGTCGGCTATCACGGAGAAGGGCAACTGAAGGAAGCATTATCGTAA
- the cls gene encoding cardiolipin synthase, with translation MKNIDWQFYLTLVYFLWFTMIAVLLVMEKRNPSKTLAWLMVLAAFPVVGFLFYLMFGQKYRKHRRLQSKTLPEEFSQALHMHAARHVKRTDELAAGTTNQKKWMRLLFANSHSPITENNRIELYADSKQAFASILSALRQAQSHIHLEYYILKNDQIGTEVQKILIEKARQGVHVRVIYDGIGSRKLKPSYIKNLQQAGVQITSFLPVYFPWLTSRINFRNHRKLIVIDGKIGFTGGLNIGDEYLGKGPLGHWQDTHIRLEGESVYYLQLIFLRDWYVAYNEYISEAEYFPQQDSFGKIPIQIAASGPDSDWEAIWQAHFSMFASARRKIYIVTPYLIPDESILMGLKTSALSGLDVRIILPAKPDYYIVHLATRSYFEELLRAGVRIYEYQNGFIHAKTIAVDGEAASVGTANLDVRSFQYNFEVNALIYEPAVVSQLEQIMQQHMADSREITLDDYLANRKIISKFLESSARLLSPLL, from the coding sequence ATGAAAAATATTGATTGGCAGTTTTATCTTACCCTTGTTTATTTTCTATGGTTTACGATGATTGCCGTTTTGCTGGTGATGGAAAAGCGAAATCCGTCCAAAACGTTGGCATGGTTGATGGTGTTGGCTGCTTTCCCGGTTGTGGGATTTCTCTTTTATTTGATGTTTGGGCAGAAATATCGAAAACATCGCAGATTGCAATCGAAAACCCTGCCGGAGGAGTTTTCACAAGCGCTTCATATGCATGCGGCCCGTCATGTCAAACGGACAGATGAACTGGCGGCAGGTACTACCAACCAAAAAAAATGGATGCGTTTGCTGTTTGCTAATTCCCATTCGCCGATTACAGAGAATAATCGGATTGAACTATATGCGGACAGCAAGCAAGCGTTCGCATCGATATTAAGTGCCTTGCGGCAGGCCCAGTCGCATATTCATTTGGAATATTACATCCTGAAAAATGATCAGATTGGCACCGAAGTGCAAAAAATTCTGATTGAAAAAGCGCGGCAAGGCGTTCATGTGCGGGTGATCTATGACGGAATAGGAAGCCGTAAACTAAAACCGTCATATATAAAAAATCTGCAGCAAGCAGGTGTTCAAATCACTTCTTTTTTGCCAGTCTACTTTCCCTGGTTAACGAGCCGGATCAATTTTCGCAACCACCGAAAACTGATCGTCATCGATGGCAAAATCGGTTTTACAGGCGGGTTAAACATCGGAGACGAATATCTTGGCAAAGGTCCGCTTGGACATTGGCAGGATACGCATATTCGGCTCGAAGGCGAATCGGTCTATTATTTGCAGCTTATTTTTCTGCGGGACTGGTATGTAGCCTACAACGAATATATTTCGGAAGCCGAATATTTTCCGCAGCAGGACTCATTCGGAAAAATTCCCATTCAGATTGCGGCCAGCGGCCCTGACTCCGATTGGGAAGCGATCTGGCAGGCGCATTTTAGCATGTTCGCATCTGCACGCCGAAAAATCTATATTGTGACTCCCTATCTGATCCCGGATGAAAGTATTTTGATGGGATTGAAAACGTCCGCCTTAAGCGGTCTTGACGTGCGCATTATCCTTCCGGCCAAACCGGACTATTATATCGTTCATTTGGCCACCCGGTCTTATTTTGAGGAACTGCTGCGGGCCGGTGTGCGAATTTATGAGTACCAAAACGGATTTATCCATGCCAAAACGATTGCCGTCGATGGAGAAGCAGCTTCTGTAGGCACGGCCAATCTGGATGTTCGCAGTTTTCAATATAATTTTGAAGTGAATGCGTTGATCTACGAACCGGCTGTGGTAAGCCAATTGGAGCAGATTATGCAGCAGCACATGGCAGACAGCCGGGAGATTACACTGGATGATTACTTGGCCAATCGCAAGATCATCAGTAAATTTTTGGAATCGTCCGCGCGCCTGCTTTCACCTTTGTTATAA
- a CDS encoding SPL family radical SAM protein, translating to MIKRHILRMKSKTVLNRVTTPVMPFVWSINPYRGCAHGCAFCYARGTHSYIGMRADDTFRTHLFVKEDAPAVLRRELSKGKWKGGSVAIGTATDPYQPLEKQQRITRGILEVLALYRIPATVTTRSPLVLRDIDLLQELNRYTRCSVNISVNTLDVNVWRAIEPESPHPKERFDTVGKLRAAGIDTGVFIAPVLPFLTDEQTVLESLLQSARKADASFISVSLLRLKPEVKTWFFAQLQNCFPDRVPLYRSLYAGTYVDERYAKSFREKLNPLLEQYGYGKTQLSAAAHDESDFLSDTRSPEQLSFAL from the coding sequence ATGATAAAACGACACATACTCCGAATGAAAAGCAAAACGGTGCTGAATCGGGTAACAACGCCCGTTATGCCGTTTGTCTGGTCGATTAATCCGTATCGCGGGTGTGCACACGGCTGTGCGTTTTGCTACGCGCGCGGCACCCATTCCTACATTGGAATGCGAGCGGACGACACGTTTCGAACGCATTTGTTTGTAAAAGAGGATGCACCGGCTGTTTTGCGGAGAGAGCTGTCGAAAGGAAAATGGAAAGGCGGCTCGGTAGCTATCGGTACGGCCACAGACCCTTATCAACCGCTTGAGAAACAGCAGCGAATTACACGTGGAATTTTGGAAGTTTTGGCGTTGTACCGTATTCCAGCAACTGTTACAACACGTTCGCCTCTGGTGCTGCGGGATATCGATCTATTGCAGGAACTGAACCGCTATACCCGCTGTTCGGTCAACATTTCAGTCAATACGTTGGATGTAAACGTCTGGCGGGCGATCGAACCGGAATCTCCGCATCCGAAAGAACGTTTTGATACGGTTGGCAAACTGCGGGCAGCTGGCATTGATACGGGTGTTTTTATTGCGCCCGTCCTGCCTTTTCTCACAGATGAACAGACCGTCTTGGAATCGCTGCTGCAATCCGCGAGGAAAGCGGATGCTTCGTTTATCTCGGTTTCTTTGCTGCGATTGAAACCGGAAGTCAAAACATGGTTTTTTGCACAGTTGCAGAACTGTTTCCCCGATCGGGTTCCTCTGTACCGTTCGCTTTATGCGGGCACTTATGTGGATGAACGGTACGCCAAATCATTTCGCGAAAAATTGAATCCGCTTTTGGAGCAGTATGGCTACGGGAAAACGCAGCTGTCGGCCGCTGCTCATGATGAATCCGATTTTTTGAGTGACACACGTTCCCCGGAGCAGTTATCGTTCGCTTTATAA
- a CDS encoding 4-vinyl reductase gives MRIDVEDWSCEGLPVFEGKMVCDLEGSIMEGALRKIPGKQVTVWEVKCNVNGDEHCEYEVTFY, from the coding sequence GTGAGAATTGACGTCGAAGATTGGTCTTGTGAGGGGTTGCCTGTATTCGAAGGAAAGATGGTTTGCGATCTGGAAGGCTCCATCATGGAGGGAGCGCTCAGAAAAATTCCGGGTAAGCAGGTTACAGTCTGGGAAGTGAAATGCAATGTGAATGGAGATGAGCATTGCGAATACGAGGTCACGTTCTATTGA
- a CDS encoding GNAT family N-acetyltransferase: protein MPRFRDGICLLDLDHRLVEAADCLLQVNHQVLQGYLAEELFGWSISRFVCLNKKIVGLIRLSKLDVEKGYGLLGTWLHPSVWGTGVNRLAKDAFLQLIFAEHPAVKKVYLCISENNLRSVRAAKKLPYAEDLPEQLVPTDLVEAAASSVTGAAVDAANPAATDMVFEAATYCGKSESGRKWFFVDRLSFQQFIEINKK, encoded by the coding sequence TTGCCTAGATTTCGTGATGGAATTTGTCTGTTGGATCTGGATCATCGGTTGGTGGAGGCGGCCGATTGTCTGCTGCAGGTCAACCATCAAGTCCTGCAGGGCTATTTGGCGGAAGAACTGTTCGGATGGTCAATTTCGCGATTTGTTTGTCTAAATAAAAAGATTGTCGGGCTGATCCGATTAAGCAAACTTGATGTGGAAAAGGGCTATGGCCTGCTTGGCACCTGGTTGCATCCTTCCGTGTGGGGAACGGGCGTCAATCGCTTGGCGAAAGACGCCTTTTTGCAATTGATATTTGCAGAGCATCCTGCCGTTAAAAAAGTCTATTTGTGTATCAGTGAAAACAATCTGCGGTCTGTCAGGGCGGCGAAGAAACTGCCCTACGCAGAAGACTTGCCTGAACAATTGGTGCCGACCGATCTTGTTGAGGCAGCCGCATCATCTGTTACGGGGGCGGCGGTTGACGCAGCCAACCCCGCCGCAACAGATATGGTATTTGAGGCCGCGACCTACTGTGGGAAATCGGAATCCGGGCGAAAGTGGTTTTTCGTGGACAGGCTGTCCTTTCAGCAATTCATAGAGATAAATAAAAAATAA
- the ytvI gene encoding sporulation integral membrane protein YtvI has protein sequence MLDFIMKYRIQLINFALFLAAVFLIYLLLKWFLPFILPLLIGILVALLIEPLVRFLHRTIRIPRWISSLIALLLVCGGGLALLVVVSAKLVIELAALIRQIPDWVNYMVNRFYGDVMNWIILYNNNLGEELRTKINQNLMTLGESVGRIGVSIAQSALQAISSIPNLLVILLLSLFISYFISKDFLHFKRKLRTFVSVDVREKGQVVYGDLMAAIGGYIRGQTILITITAVQVLAGLLILRVPYAFSLALLAAFLDILPLLGTGTLFVPWILFSLISGDFKLGIGLLILYGFVLVVRQLLEPRILAGTLGVDPLSMIVVMYAGYTAAGFIGLLLAPFILLTFQSLIKVQAFHAILGVDCKKNPPSN, from the coding sequence GTGCTTGATTTTATAATGAAGTACCGAATTCAATTAATCAATTTCGCTTTGTTTCTGGCAGCTGTGTTCCTGATCTATTTACTGTTGAAGTGGTTTCTTCCATTTATTCTGCCTTTGTTGATTGGCATTTTGGTTGCCCTTCTGATCGAACCTCTGGTTCGGTTTTTGCACAGGACCATTCGTATCCCGCGCTGGATTTCAAGCCTAATCGCACTTCTGTTGGTGTGCGGTGGTGGACTTGCACTGCTTGTCGTAGTCAGTGCAAAACTGGTCATTGAACTCGCGGCCCTGATCAGGCAAATTCCGGATTGGGTTAATTATATGGTCAATCGGTTCTACGGTGACGTTATGAATTGGATTATTCTGTACAATAACAATTTAGGCGAAGAACTAAGAACGAAAATCAATCAAAATCTGATGACACTTGGCGAATCAGTGGGACGGATCGGTGTATCGATTGCGCAGTCGGCGCTGCAGGCAATCAGTTCCATTCCGAATTTGTTGGTCATTCTGCTGCTATCGCTGTTTATCAGTTACTTTATCAGTAAAGATTTTCTTCATTTCAAGCGGAAACTCCGTACGTTTGTCTCGGTTGATGTCAGGGAGAAAGGGCAGGTTGTTTATGGCGATTTGATGGCTGCCATCGGCGGTTATATTCGAGGACAGACGATTTTGATTACGATTACGGCTGTACAGGTTTTGGCCGGATTGTTGATTTTGCGGGTGCCCTACGCGTTTTCTCTGGCGCTTTTGGCCGCTTTTCTTGATATTTTACCGCTGCTGGGAACCGGTACATTGTTCGTTCCCTGGATTCTGTTTTCTTTGATTTCGGGAGATTTCAAGTTGGGGATAGGGCTGTTGATTTTGTATGGATTTGTCCTGGTCGTCCGTCAGTTGTTGGAACCTCGCATCTTGGCAGGGACGCTTGGTGTCGATCCTCTGTCCATGATTGTTGTCATGTACGCAGGTTATACGGCTGCCGGATTTATCGGATTGCTGCTGGCCCCTTTTATCCTGCTGACATTCCAATCACTGATCAAAGTACAGGCGTTTCATGCGATCCTGGGCGTGGATTGCAAAAAAAATCCGCCGTCTAATTAG
- a CDS encoding inositol monophosphatase family protein: MYDRFVAVAEQAAREAGNLILDKIGKATVVGEKTSNVDLVTEVDKQSEAVIRTELLAAFPEHKILGEEGVAPGSQASAEALSKSLSAEYLWIVDPIDGTTNFVHGFPVCTVSIALVHKEEVIAGVIYDPFRDEMFSAKRNGGATLNGEPIAVSDEETLDVSLLATGFPGDKQWARAVNLRGINALSPVCRNIRAAGSAALHLAYVASGRLSGFWEIDLNAWDLAAGSLLVQEAGGMVTDTEGEPYTLHVRHIAASNGKIHSPLIHILQQADATGIR, encoded by the coding sequence ATGTATGACCGGTTTGTCGCCGTAGCGGAGCAGGCCGCCCGCGAGGCTGGAAATTTGATCCTTGATAAAATTGGAAAAGCGACAGTAGTCGGTGAGAAAACGTCGAATGTTGATCTGGTCACAGAAGTGGACAAGCAATCGGAAGCGGTGATCCGTACGGAGCTGCTGGCCGCTTTTCCGGAACATAAAATTCTTGGCGAGGAAGGTGTGGCACCCGGTTCGCAAGCATCGGCGGAAGCGCTTTCGAAATCTCTATCTGCCGAATATCTCTGGATTGTCGATCCGATTGATGGAACAACCAATTTTGTGCACGGATTTCCCGTCTGCACGGTATCAATCGCTCTGGTTCATAAAGAAGAAGTGATCGCCGGGGTGATTTATGATCCGTTCCGGGATGAAATGTTTTCGGCCAAACGAAACGGCGGTGCGACGTTGAACGGTGAACCGATTGCTGTTTCTGATGAAGAAACGCTTGATGTGAGCTTGTTGGCGACTGGATTTCCAGGTGACAAACAGTGGGCACGGGCTGTCAATCTAAGAGGAATCAACGCGTTAAGTCCGGTCTGTCGAAACATACGGGCGGCCGGTTCTGCCGCATTGCACCTGGCGTATGTGGCATCCGGGCGATTAAGCGGATTTTGGGAGATTGACCTGAACGCCTGGGATTTGGCGGCAGGCAGTCTGCTGGTACAGGAAGCAGGCGGCATGGTGACCGATACGGAAGGTGAACCCTACACGCTGCACGTGCGGCATATTGCAGCCAGCAATGGGAAAATTCACAGTCCGTTGATTCACATTTTGCAGCAGGCAGATGCGACGGGTATTCGATAG
- a CDS encoding low molecular weight protein-tyrosine-phosphatase — translation MNKSPIRILFVCLGNICRSPLGEGIFKQLIREQGLEDRFVVDSAGTAGYHTGSLPDPGSRRAAQRRGYSIDDQRARQISSKDLEEFDYVIAMDRSNRRNIERLGKGTAKLLLLREFDPELRTEESDFDVPDPWSLGDDAFEETYMIIERSCRKLLHMLIDRHGLRIDRQN, via the coding sequence ATGAACAAATCCCCAATACGTATTCTGTTTGTCTGTTTAGGAAACATCTGCCGCTCTCCGTTAGGGGAAGGGATTTTTAAACAGTTGATTCGGGAGCAGGGACTGGAAGACCGTTTTGTAGTCGATTCAGCCGGAACAGCCGGGTATCATACGGGCAGTCTGCCCGATCCCGGATCGCGGCGGGCGGCACAGCGAAGGGGTTATTCGATTGACGATCAACGGGCACGCCAAATCAGCAGTAAAGATTTGGAAGAATTTGATTATGTCATTGCGATGGATCGATCGAACCGCCGCAACATAGAACGGCTGGGCAAGGGAACAGCGAAACTGCTGTTGCTGCGTGAGTTTGACCCAGAGCTGCGGACGGAAGAGTCCGATTTTGATGTGCCGGATCCGTGGAGTTTGGGTGATGACGCGTTTGAAGAAACGTATATGATCATCGAGCGTTCTTGTCGGAAGCTGCTGCATATGCTAATAGACCGGCACGGACTGCGAATCGACAGGCAGAATTAG
- a CDS encoding peptidylprolyl isomerase has protein sequence MKQKTVWFTTISALLGITLLVGCGTQNQNTGTPDQNKQNTSQSDPNNQTNTQQGQAPNQTAPTANKNNKYKEAPKMTIDPKKSYTATVKTTKGDFQIQLYANETPVTVNNFVFLARDHFYDGIRFHRIVKTFMIQTGDPLGTGTGGPGYEFNDELPPKHPYEPGVVAMANAGPNTNGSQFFIGTGDDVKSLNQSPNYTVFGKVISGMDVVQKIASVPVGVKNGEMSDPREEVTIQSIQIEEK, from the coding sequence ATGAAACAAAAGACCGTATGGTTCACAACAATTTCTGCTTTACTTGGTATTACCCTGCTCGTCGGGTGCGGTACTCAAAATCAGAACACCGGGACACCTGACCAAAACAAACAGAACACATCCCAATCGGACCCAAACAACCAAACGAATACGCAGCAAGGACAAGCTCCCAACCAAACGGCGCCGACGGCTAACAAAAATAACAAGTACAAAGAAGCGCCCAAAATGACAATCGATCCAAAGAAGTCGTATACGGCTACAGTGAAGACAACAAAAGGGGATTTCCAGATCCAATTATACGCCAATGAAACACCTGTTACCGTGAACAATTTTGTGTTTTTGGCACGTGACCATTTTTATGACGGAATTCGTTTTCACCGTATTGTAAAGACCTTCATGATCCAAACAGGCGACCCTCTGGGAACCGGAACCGGCGGACCGGGTTATGAGTTCAATGATGAACTGCCGCCCAAACACCCCTACGAACCGGGTGTTGTGGCCATGGCAAACGCAGGTCCCAATACAAACGGCAGCCAGTTCTTTATCGGCACTGGCGATGATGTTAAAAGCCTGAACCAATCGCCTAATTACACCGTATTTGGAAAAGTGATCTCTGGAATGGACGTGGTACAGAAAATCGCTTCTGTTCCGGTCGGCGTGAAAAACGGAGAAATGAGCGACCCGAGAGAAGAAGTGACAATTCAATCGATCCAGATCGAAGAAAAATAA
- a CDS encoding electron transfer flavoprotein subunit alpha/FixB family protein, translating into MARKVLVLADIRHDKVRNVTFEALSAARKISEGGEVYGALLGKNVSGAADSLAQYGADKVFVVENEALGNYVPDAYAKALETVIKESNPDVVFLAHSAIGRDLAPKVAARLEAAQVSDIIDVQIEGGKLVFTRPIYAGKAFTKNVINEGVVFATIRPNNLPASEPGAGRSANVVNVSVDIPADSLRSFIKEVVKKTTGGVDLSEAKIIVSGGRGVKSADGFKPLQELADTLGAAVGASRGACDAGYCDYALQIGQTGKVVTPDLYIACGISGAIQHLAGMSNSKVIVAINKDPEAPIFKVADYGIVGDLFEVVPVLTEELKKVLAE; encoded by the coding sequence ATGGCACGGAAAGTACTTGTACTTGCAGATATCAGACACGATAAGGTCCGCAATGTAACGTTTGAAGCGCTTAGCGCCGCTCGCAAGATTTCGGAAGGCGGCGAAGTGTACGGTGCATTGCTTGGTAAAAACGTCAGCGGTGCGGCTGATTCTTTGGCTCAATACGGAGCAGACAAAGTGTTTGTAGTGGAAAACGAAGCGCTTGGCAACTATGTGCCCGATGCTTATGCCAAAGCGCTGGAAACGGTAATTAAAGAATCCAACCCGGATGTGGTATTCCTCGCTCATTCGGCAATTGGACGTGATTTGGCGCCGAAAGTGGCAGCAAGGCTGGAAGCTGCTCAAGTATCCGACATTATCGATGTACAGATCGAGGGCGGAAAACTGGTGTTCACTCGTCCGATCTATGCCGGTAAAGCGTTTACTAAAAATGTGATTAACGAGGGAGTTGTGTTTGCGACAATTCGTCCGAACAACCTGCCGGCGTCCGAGCCGGGGGCGGGACGCAGTGCGAACGTAGTCAATGTATCGGTGGATATTCCGGCTGACTCGCTTCGTTCCTTCATTAAAGAAGTGGTCAAGAAAACGACCGGTGGCGTCGACCTTTCGGAAGCCAAAATTATTGTCTCCGGCGGTCGCGGTGTAAAAAGTGCGGATGGATTCAAACCGCTGCAGGAATTGGCAGATACATTGGGGGCGGCTGTTGGGGCTTCGCGCGGTGCATGTGATGCCGGTTACTGCGATTACGCGCTGCAGATTGGTCAAACCGGTAAAGTTGTAACACCTGACTTGTACATTGCTTGCGGTATTTCTGGCGCAATTCAACACTTGGCTGGTATGTCCAACTCGAAAGTAATTGTAGCGATCAACAAGGATCCGGAAGCGCCGATTTTCAAAGTGGCGGATTACGGAATCGTTGGCGATCTGTTTGAAGTTGTACCGGTACTGACGGAAGAGTTGAAGAAAGTATTGGCGGAGTAA
- a CDS encoding electron transfer flavoprotein subunit beta/FixA family protein, which produces MNILVLMKQTFDTEEKIVLDGGKIKEDGVQYIINPYDEYAIEEALVMRDNFGGEVTVITVGPDRAEEALRKALAMGADHGVHINDPALFGDEYKVAKTLAEYIKTKPYDIILGGVQAVDDGSGQVAVRVAELLGIPHVSTVVKIEIDGTKVTAHRDAEGDQEIVETTLPAVFTAQQGLNEPRYPSLLGIRKANKIPLNVVTAADLNVSANAKSEIVETFLPKEKTGGRILEGETVDRVKELISALRSNDKVI; this is translated from the coding sequence ATGAACATTTTGGTACTGATGAAGCAAACGTTCGACACCGAAGAGAAAATTGTTCTCGACGGCGGAAAAATCAAAGAGGACGGCGTGCAGTACATTATTAACCCGTACGATGAGTATGCGATTGAAGAAGCGCTTGTGATGCGCGACAACTTTGGCGGGGAAGTGACTGTCATTACAGTCGGTCCCGATCGGGCGGAAGAGGCTTTGCGGAAGGCGCTCGCGATGGGGGCTGATCACGGCGTGCACATTAACGATCCGGCGCTGTTCGGAGACGAATATAAAGTCGCCAAAACGCTGGCTGAATATATCAAAACCAAGCCATACGACATTATTCTCGGGGGTGTACAGGCAGTTGATGACGGTTCCGGTCAGGTTGCCGTTCGTGTGGCTGAACTGCTTGGCATTCCGCATGTCTCGACTGTAGTAAAAATCGAAATCGATGGCACCAAAGTAACCGCTCATCGTGATGCGGAAGGCGATCAGGAAATTGTAGAGACCACTTTGCCTGCCGTATTCACGGCGCAGCAAGGCCTGAATGAACCGCGTTATCCGTCTTTGCTGGGAATTCGCAAAGCAAACAAAATCCCGTTGAATGTGGTAACGGCTGCTGATCTCAACGTTTCCGCCAATGCCAAGAGTGAAATTGTAGAAACGTTCTTGCCGAAGGAAAAAACGGGCGGACGCATTCTTGAAGGGGAAACTGTCGACCGCGTAAAAGAACTGATTTCAGCGCTTCGCTCGAATGATAAAGTAATCTAA
- a CDS encoding TetR/AcrR family transcriptional regulator: protein MIAQKKDPDKYEAILAAAINVIGQAGYHNAPISRIAREAGVADGTVYLYFKNKEDVLISILSEAIGRIRTEIEARFQTETDPIRKLHHLVTVYFEGLAHNKSLAAVTQIHLRQADQAMRRQIGDIIRPYYQLIDHIIQDGIDKGIFRPTIDHRIARRMIFGTMDETITAWVLTGAKYDLQGLIEPVVDLLVHAMKK, encoded by the coding sequence ATTATCGCTCAAAAAAAAGACCCGGATAAGTATGAGGCAATTCTTGCTGCGGCCATTAATGTAATCGGGCAGGCTGGTTACCACAATGCGCCAATTTCTCGAATTGCACGGGAAGCGGGTGTAGCGGACGGAACGGTTTACCTGTACTTCAAGAATAAGGAAGACGTTCTGATATCCATATTAAGTGAAGCGATTGGCCGTATACGGACGGAAATCGAAGCCAGATTCCAAACGGAAACCGACCCTATCCGCAAACTGCATCATTTGGTAACGGTTTACTTTGAAGGGCTTGCTCATAACAAAAGTTTGGCAGCGGTCACGCAGATTCATCTGCGGCAAGCGGACCAGGCGATGAGGCGACAGATTGGGGACATCATCCGTCCTTATTACCAACTGATTGACCATATTATTCAAGACGGGATCGACAAAGGCATCTTCCGCCCGACCATCGATCATCGGATCGCGCGGAGAATGATTTTTGGTACCATGGATGAAACGATCACCGCCTGGGTGCTGACAGGAGCGAAGTACGACTTGCAGGGATTGATTGAACCGGTTGTGGACCTGCTGGTGCATGCGATGAAAAAGTAG
- a CDS encoding type I phosphomannose isomerase catalytic subunit, whose product MRFFFEPIRKERIWGYEYWAISFHPDALTPARNGELSGKTRPEIWQTERKLFGDNSLQSFPLLVKWIEPWQDLSVQVHPNDEYTKQNGLTDSGKTEAWFNASDT is encoded by the coding sequence ATCCGCTTTTTTTTTGAGCCGATTCGGAAAGAACGGATCTGGGGATATGAATATTGGGCGATTTCCTTTCATCCGGACGCGCTTACGCCAGCACGTAACGGGGAACTGTCCGGTAAAACGCGGCCGGAGATTTGGCAGACGGAAAGGAAGCTTTTTGGTGACAATTCGTTGCAGTCGTTTCCCCTGCTTGTTAAATGGATCGAACCTTGGCAGGACCTTTCGGTGCAGGTGCATCCGAACGACGAGTACACAAAACAGAACGGGCTGACCGATTCGGGAAAAACGGAAGCCTGGTTTAACGCTTCCGATACTTGA